CTTTCCAAGGTTATCTAGAAGATAACACCGAAGCACCGATTAACTTGATTTTAGCGCAGGGATTACCCAAAGCTGATAAAATGGATTTTATTGTGCAAAAAGCTGTTGAACTTGGTGTTACCGAAATACAACCGTTAATTATGGAAAATTGTGTAGTCAAATATGATGAGGCTAAAAAAAGTCAACGTCAAACTAAGTGGCAAAAAATTGCTAATGAAGCAGCAAAGCAATGTGGTAGAACGGTTATCCCTGAAATAAAACCGATAATAACACTAGGGGAGTTTCTGAAAAGTTTGCCGAAAAGTTGCAACAAAATAGTCTGTTATGAAGCTGAGAATAATAATGGCATAAAAAAATTATTAGATAATACTAATAGTGTTGATTATTGTGTATTTGTGGGCCCGGAAGGTGGCTTTAGTAATAATGAAATAAAGATCTGTAATGAAAATTCTTGTCAACCAGTTACCTTAGGCCCACGTATTTTAAGAACCGAAACAGCTTCTTTAGCAGCAATTTCAATAATCTTGTATCATAAAGGTGATTTAGGGGGTTTTTAACTTGATGAAAGTTGCCTTTACAACGCTAGGCTGTAAGGTTAATCAATTTGAAACTGAAGTTATGGAAGGTCTATTTAAAGAAAAAAAATATGAAATTGTCAATTTTGAAGAGGTAGCAAATGTTTATGTTATTAATACCTGTTCTGTAACTCATTTAGGTGAAAAAAAATCAAGACAATTAATTAGGCGAGCGATAAAAAATAATAATAAAGCGATTGTAGCGGTGGTTGGTTGTTATTCACAAGTAGCGGCGGATGAAATAGCAAAAATCGAAGGCGTTAGCTTGATTGTGGGCACTAAGGAACGCAAAAATATTGTAACTTTAGTTGAAACAGTATTAAAAGAGCATCAACCATTACAAGTTGTTGAAGATGTTATGGACTATCATGAATTTGAAGATATTCCTTTATTGAATAATCCTGATCGAACTAGGGCTTTTTTAAAAATTCAGGATGGTTGCTCTAATTTTTGTACTTACTGTATCATTCCTTATACTAGAGGGCCTTTAAAATCAAGAAAGCTTGATAGTATTTTAAGTGAAGCGGAAAAATTATTAGAAAGCGGATTTAAGGAAATTGTTTTAACTGGTATACATTTAGGGGCATATGGAAAAGATTTAGCGGATGAAATTGCCTTAGTTGATGTTGTAAAAGCGTTGCTAGACAATGAAAAATTAACAAGACTCAGATTAGGTTCGCTAGAATCTATTGAACTGGATCAAGAAATTCTAGAAATTATGAATCAAGATCAGCGGCTTTGTCGCCAACTTCATCTGCCACTACAGTCCGGTAGTGATAAAATTTTAAAAAAGATGAATAGAAATTATACCACTGCAGAATTTAAAGCATTGATAGATAATATTTATGCTAAAGTTCCTGGCGTTGCTATTACTACTGATGTTATTGTCGGATTTCCCGGGGAGAATTCAACAGATTTTAATGAGGCGGTTGAATTTATAAAAAATATGAATTTTTCAAAAATTCATATTTTCCCTTATTCGAAAAGAAAAAATACTCCGGCAGCTAATTATGCCGAACAAGTTAGTGAAGAGGAAAAAAAGAAACGCAGTGTTTATTTAAAAGAAATTAGTGATATGGCAAGTGCTAAATATCGTAATAAGATGTTAAATACTACCGTTGAGATTCTAGTAGAAAATATTACTCCTGATTATGCTGAAGGTCTGGCGAGTAATTATGTTAAAGTATATTGCGAAAATAATAATTTTCAAAAAGATAATTTTTATAAGCTGAAAATTATAAAATTGTATAAAGATGGGGTCTGGGCTGAGAAAATTTAATTTTATAGCAGGGATAAATAGTTAGAAAACGAATATTAATAATGCTGTAAATTAGAGGAGGGGTTTTATGATTAAAGATTGTATTTTTTGTAAGATTGTAAATAAAGAAATTCCGGCACAAATAATTTATGAAGATGAATTGATAATAGCCTTTAATGATATTAGTCCTGTTGCCCCAGTACATATTCTGGTTATTCCTAAAAAACATATACCGAATTTACTAGAATTGGCTCCGGGTGACAGTATGTTGTTGAGTCATATTCATTTAAAAATTGCGGAAATTGCCAAACAACAAAATATTGCCGATAGTGGCTTTAGAGTTGTTACCAACATCAATGATGAAGGTGGGCAAACTGTAAAACATCTTCATTGGCACATCTTAGGAAAACGTTTTATGCAATGGCCACCGGGGTAATATTGACAATGCATGATAAGTGAAGTATAATGTTTAGGTGTATGAAAGCAATACACTCCCGTGACGGACTTAGTGGAGGGGAGGGAAAATAGATGTCAGAGGTTAAAGTTGGAAAAAATGAAACTATCGATAGTGCACTTCGTAGATTTAAGCGTACATGCCAAAAGGCTGGAACCCTTGCTGAGGTTAGAAAACGTGAGCATTACGAAAAACCAAGCGTAAAGCGTAAGAAAAAATCAGAAGCTGCACGTAAACGTAAATTCAAAGCGTAATTTTGCGGAGGTAGCAAAATGTCTCTTAAAGACAAGTTGACTGAAGATATGAAGCAAGCCATGAAGGATAAAGAGGCTGGTAAATTACGATTGTCTGTTATTCGTATGGTAAGGGCTGCGATAAAAAATGTTGAAATTGACACTAAAGCAGAGTTAGCCGAAGAGGATGTAATCGCAATAGTGGCAAAAGAAGTTAAAATGCGTAGAGATTCAATGGAAGAGTTCAAAAAAGGGCAACGTGATGATTTAGTGGCTCAACTTGAACAAGAAATTGAAGTTTTATTGCCTTATCTTCCACAACAATTAACTGAAGCTGAAGTTCGTGAAATTGTAACTGAAGCCGTAGCAATCGCAGGTGCAACATCTTCTAAAGATATGGGTAAAGTTATGGCGGTATTGATGCCGAAAGTAAAAGGACGTGCCGATGGTAAGTTGGTTAACAACATCGTGCGTGAATTATTAAATCAATAAAATTAATCCGACACAATATTATTGTGTCGGATTTTATTTTTTATGTAGAAAAATAGGTCAAAATAGATATTGACTTTAATGTTAAATATCGGATAATTAAAGTAGGTCAATATTTAGGGTGAGGTGTTGATTGTGGAGACTATTTTCAAGAGTGTTAATGTTAAAAGTTTTAAAGATACACAAATTGAAGACTCTAAGATTGAAAAAATTTTATGTGCAGGAATGCAAGCTCCATTAACAAATCATCAACATGATTGGGAATTCGTAGTTACCCAAGGTAAGAAACAAATCACTGAATTAGCTGAAATGAGTCCTTACTCCGGACCGATTCAACGTGCACCGATGGCGATTACGATTGTTTCTAATAAAGAAAAATTAACTTTTGCCGATGCTTGGGAACAAGATTTAGCATCAGCAACCCAGAATATCTTAGCAGAAGCACTGGAACTGGAATTAGGGGGAATGTGGATTGGCGTTGCTCCGTCTTTAGTGCGAATGAAATATTTAAAACATATTTTGAAATTACCAGAGCATATTTTGCCATTTTCCATTATTGCGTTAGGATATCCGATTGAAGAAATTAAACAGATGTCCAACTTTGATTTTAGTAAAATTCATTTTGAAAAGTATTAATTTTTAAAGAGTTTATATTAAAAATAGTATATTGCAGGAATTAATCCTTCTTTGCTGAATAAATAAAGTGAGAGGAGTTTTTATTATGCAATCAGAACTTTTACTGTTGCCAGTCGTTAAAATTTTATTGATAGCAGTATTTTTTTTAGCAGTGTTAATTGAAATAAAAACGGCAGGGACAGGCATTGGTGCTTTATTAGGAATTATTGCGGCTGGTGCTTTGTTTTTTAGTGAATATATGGCAGGTAGTGTATCTTTTTGGGAAATAATAATTTTTTTAATTGGAGTAATTTTTATTACCATTGAGATTATTCTTCCGGGAATTGGTTTATTTGCTATTATAGGAATGCTGGCTATTTTTTATAGCTTTATTATGGCACTAGGAGGCAATATGGCGGCATTTTATGCTTTGTTGCTTAGTTTATTGATTGCCATAATATTTTTTGCTTTAATATTAAAAAAAATACCATCTAGTAAGCTTTGGAATAATGTTGTTTTGAAAGATTCTGAAAGTAGTATTGAGGGCTTTTCTAGTAGTCTTGATTATAGTTCGTTACTAGGAAAGAAGGGTGTTGTAATAGCAAAATTAAGACCGGCAGGAAGTATTGAAATAGCTGAGCAAAAAATTGATGTGATTTCACAAGGTGAATTTATTGATATTGGAGTTATGGTGGAGATAGTTGAAATAATAGGCAATAAGATAATTGTCAAGAAAATTTAAAAAAAGGAAGTGACTGTAATGAGTGAGTTTTTAGGCTTTGCGGCGATTATTATTTTATTTTTAATAGCAATTATGACGTTTTTGCATTTTATTCCACTAGGGTTATGGATTTCAGCGTTAGCAGCTAGTGTTGATGTAGGAATTTTTACTTTGGTAGGAATGAGACTACGCCGAGTTACACCGGCTTATATTGTAATGCCTTTAATAAAAGCTAATAAGGCAGGGATTGATGTTAGTGTTAATCAATTAGAAGCTCATTATTTAGCTGGTGGGAATGTAGACCGAGTTATTGATGCATTAATTGCAGCTCATCGTGCGCAAATTCCTTTACCGTTTGAGCGTTCAGCAGCAATTGACTTAGCAGGTCGTGATGTGCTGGAGGCAGTACAAATGAGTGTTAATCCAAAAGTGATTGAAACACCGACAGTATCAGCTGTTGCGCAAAATGGGATAGAATTAAAAATTAAAGCAAGAGTTACAGTAAGAGCAAATATTGATAGACTTGTAGGGGGAGCTGGTGAAGCTACTATTCTGGCAAGAGTTGGCGAAGGAATAGTAACAACAGTTGGTTCATCTAATGATCATAAAGATGTTTTAGCAAATCCAGATCACATTTCTAGAACAGTTTTATCAAAAGGATTGGATGCTGGTACTGCCTTTGAAATCTTATCGATTGATATTGCCGATGTTGATGTTGGTCGAAATATTGGTGCGGAATTAATGACTGATCAAGCTGAAGCAGATAAGCGAATTGCACAAGCTAAAGCTGAAGAACGTCGAGCAATGGCAGTTGCTCATGAGCAGGAAATGAAAGCATATACTCAGGAAATGAGCGCAAAAGTAGTAGAGGCTCAAGCGGAAGTTCCTCGTGCGATGGCGATAGCTTTAAAAGAAGGACGCATTGGTGTTATGGACTATTATAATATGAATAATATAACAGCTGATACCAAAATGCGTGAGGCTATTGGTCAAATTAATCCGCTAGAAGATGGTAAATAGTGATGGATATTATCAGTATTTTAATCTTTTTTATAATTATTACAATAATTAGTAATTTTATTGAGAAAATTAAAAACAAAAGTGAAAATGAGCCTAATAGTAATGAAAAGTTTGAAATACCGACTTTAAAACATAAAAAACCACCAATAAGACTTCCTAATGAAGAAGTGAAAAGTTATAAGGCGGTAATTGAGGGAAAAATAACTGCTGAAGAAGCAAGAGAAAACTTATTTCAGCATCAAAAAGAAAAACAGCAACATAGTTTAAATAAAAAAAACATTCTCAATGGTATTGTTTTTGCTCAAATTTTACAGCCACCAAAAGCGTATCAAAATTTAAATAATCAAAGAAAAGAATAAAAGAAAAGCAATGATATTTTTTTAGACTATATCATTGCTTTTTATTTTTTGTTAAAATAAATTTAGTGTATTGAAAGCTATGAGGAGATTGTTTTGAAAAAAATAAATTTTAATTTTAATTATCGTATTATAATAAAGTTTAGTTTGCTATTATTGCTAATAAGCATTAGTGCGGTTTATATTATATCAACAATGGTAGTTTGGAATTTATCGCATCCAAGTCGAGAAAGAGTATATTATAATATTAGAAAAGATTTTATAGAGGCCGAAGATATAGGGTTTTATAGCAGGAAAAATGATGTGTTTTTAAAAGGCTGGTTAATAAAAGCACCGGACAATAAGAAAACAGTTATTTTTGCGCATGGTTATGGTAAAAATAGATTACAAGATGATGTGCCATTAATCGATCTCGTAACAGAACTACATAAGCAAGGTATCAATGTTGTAATGTTTGATATGCGTAATTCTGGCGAATCTCAAAAAGCGTTGACAACGATTGGCTACAACGAAGCCTATGATTTGTTGGGAGCGTATGATTATATTTTAAATAGAAATGATGTTAATAATGATGTTGTGTTACATGGTTTTTCGATGGGGGCAGTTGCTACTATTTTAGCGGCGGAAAAAGAACCGAGGGTTAAAAAAATAATAGCTGATTCACCGTTTGCTGATTTAAAAATGTATATGGAAGATAAATTATCCATATGGTCAAATTTGCCGCCATTTCCGTTTAATTTTACTTGTATTCAAATGACTCCGCTAATTAGTGAATTAAGTATTGAAGAAGTAAGTCCGCTTCATAAAGTTAAGAATTTGAAAAATACGAAGATGCTATTAATTCATGGATTAAATGACAACGATATTGATGTGAAAAACAGTGAAATTATTGCCAATAATTATAGTGATGCTAAGCTAATAACGTTTCCTAAGGCGGAACATGTAAAGTCATATTCAGTTGATAAAGATAAATATGTGAGAAATATTACAGAATTCATTTTGCAAGAATAAGCCTTTTGACAGTAGCTTCATTGTATAATTAATATAAAAGTGGTATAGTTAAGAGTAGAGCTTTTTTATTATAAAAATAGGAGGAAAAAGATGTTTAATTTTAGTTTTAAAAATAAGGACAATGAGTTCTTTGAATTATTTGCTAAAAGTGCTGACTTATTTCATGAAGGTGCATTAGTATTACATGATGGTGCTGAAGATAATGCTAAGTTAAAGCAAAAAATGGAAGAGATTGCAACGCTTGAACATGCGGCAGATGATATTAATGATGAAATCATCGACAAACTTAACCAAACTTTTATTACACCTATTGATCGCGAAGATATTTATGCATTGGCAACAAGACTGGATGATGGTGTTGACTATATTCAAGAAACTGTTCAAAGAATGGTGTTATATCGTACAGGCGAAGCTAGTGTTGGTTCGATTGACTTAACAAGAATTTTAGTTGATTGTACGGCTGAATTAGTTAAAGCATTTAATCTAATTAAAAATATTAAAGGAAATCA
This genomic window from Negativicutes bacterium contains:
- a CDS encoding 16S rRNA (uracil(1498)-N(3))-methyltransferase; this translates as MRRFFIHEKISPIFNLSPEDSYHIAKVLRMKVGTELVVVDKDEAIAVVKIIAIENNLVTVAFQGYLEDNTEAPINLILAQGLPKADKMDFIVQKAVELGVTEIQPLIMENCVVKYDEAKKSQRQTKWQKIANEAAKQCGRTVIPEIKPIITLGEFLKSLPKSCNKIVCYEAENNNGIKKLLDNTNSVDYCVFVGPEGGFSNNEIKICNENSCQPVTLGPRILRTETASLAAISIILYHKGDLGGF
- the mtaB gene encoding tRNA (N(6)-L-threonylcarbamoyladenosine(37)-C(2))-methylthiotransferase MtaB; the protein is MMKVAFTTLGCKVNQFETEVMEGLFKEKKYEIVNFEEVANVYVINTCSVTHLGEKKSRQLIRRAIKNNNKAIVAVVGCYSQVAADEIAKIEGVSLIVGTKERKNIVTLVETVLKEHQPLQVVEDVMDYHEFEDIPLLNNPDRTRAFLKIQDGCSNFCTYCIIPYTRGPLKSRKLDSILSEAEKLLESGFKEIVLTGIHLGAYGKDLADEIALVDVVKALLDNEKLTRLRLGSLESIELDQEILEIMNQDQRLCRQLHLPLQSGSDKILKKMNRNYTTAEFKALIDNIYAKVPGVAITTDVIVGFPGENSTDFNEAVEFIKNMNFSKIHIFPYSKRKNTPAANYAEQVSEEEKKKRSVYLKEISDMASAKYRNKMLNTTVEILVENITPDYAEGLASNYVKVYCENNNFQKDNFYKLKIIKLYKDGVWAEKI
- a CDS encoding histidine triad nucleotide-binding protein, encoding MIKDCIFCKIVNKEIPAQIIYEDELIIAFNDISPVAPVHILVIPKKHIPNLLELAPGDSMLLSHIHLKIAEIAKQQNIADSGFRVVTNINDEGGQTVKHLHWHILGKRFMQWPPG
- a CDS encoding 30S ribosomal protein S21, which codes for MSEVKVGKNETIDSALRRFKRTCQKAGTLAEVRKREHYEKPSVKRKKKSEAARKRKFKA
- a CDS encoding GatB/YqeY domain-containing protein, whose amino-acid sequence is MSLKDKLTEDMKQAMKDKEAGKLRLSVIRMVRAAIKNVEIDTKAELAEEDVIAIVAKEVKMRRDSMEEFKKGQRDDLVAQLEQEIEVLLPYLPQQLTEAEVREIVTEAVAIAGATSSKDMGKVMAVLMPKVKGRADGKLVNNIVRELLNQ
- a CDS encoding nitroreductase family protein; translated protein: METIFKSVNVKSFKDTQIEDSKIEKILCAGMQAPLTNHQHDWEFVVTQGKKQITELAEMSPYSGPIQRAPMAITIVSNKEKLTFADAWEQDLASATQNILAEALELELGGMWIGVAPSLVRMKYLKHILKLPEHILPFSIIALGYPIEEIKQMSNFDFSKIHFEKY
- a CDS encoding serine protease, encoding MQSELLLLPVVKILLIAVFFLAVLIEIKTAGTGIGALLGIIAAGALFFSEYMAGSVSFWEIIIFLIGVIFITIEIILPGIGLFAIIGMLAIFYSFIMALGGNMAAFYALLLSLLIAIIFFALILKKIPSSKLWNNVVLKDSESSIEGFSSSLDYSSLLGKKGVVIAKLRPAGSIEIAEQKIDVISQGEFIDIGVMVEIVEIIGNKIIVKKI
- the floA gene encoding flotillin-like protein FloA (flotillin-like protein involved in membrane lipid rafts) encodes the protein MSEFLGFAAIIILFLIAIMTFLHFIPLGLWISALAASVDVGIFTLVGMRLRRVTPAYIVMPLIKANKAGIDVSVNQLEAHYLAGGNVDRVIDALIAAHRAQIPLPFERSAAIDLAGRDVLEAVQMSVNPKVIETPTVSAVAQNGIELKIKARVTVRANIDRLVGGAGEATILARVGEGIVTTVGSSNDHKDVLANPDHISRTVLSKGLDAGTAFEILSIDIADVDVGRNIGAELMTDQAEADKRIAQAKAEERRAMAVAHEQEMKAYTQEMSAKVVEAQAEVPRAMAIALKEGRIGVMDYYNMNNITADTKMREAIGQINPLEDGK
- a CDS encoding alpha/beta fold hydrolase — translated: MKKINFNFNYRIIIKFSLLLLLISISAVYIISTMVVWNLSHPSRERVYYNIRKDFIEAEDIGFYSRKNDVFLKGWLIKAPDNKKTVIFAHGYGKNRLQDDVPLIDLVTELHKQGINVVMFDMRNSGESQKALTTIGYNEAYDLLGAYDYILNRNDVNNDVVLHGFSMGAVATILAAEKEPRVKKIIADSPFADLKMYMEDKLSIWSNLPPFPFNFTCIQMTPLISELSIEEVSPLHKVKNLKNTKMLLIHGLNDNDIDVKNSEIIANNYSDAKLITFPKAEHVKSYSVDKDKYVRNITEFILQE
- a CDS encoding DUF47 domain-containing protein, which produces MFNFSFKNKDNEFFELFAKSADLFHEGALVLHDGAEDNAKLKQKMEEIATLEHAADDINDEIIDKLNQTFITPIDREDIYALATRLDDGVDYIQETVQRMVLYRTGEASVGSIDLTRILVDCTAELVKAFNLIKNIKGNQQKILEFTQKIKVLESEGDKIYRKEVACLFETCNDPIEIIKWKEILEHFEECIDHCEDIADLLRGVVMKYA